A segment of the Lactobacillus sp. ESL0700 genome:
ATCAAGATGCGGCTACCCTTTCCGGTGGTGAGCAGCAAATGCTGGCAATGGGGCGAGCATTGATGGCAAGGCCCAAATTACTCTTGCTAGATGAGCCGTCAATGGGTTTATCACCGCTGTTTATCCAAGAGATTTTTACAATTATTAAGGAATTAAACCAAAGAGGAACGACAATTTTATTGATTGAACAAAATGCCAAGCAGGCACTAGCCATTGCTAATCGCGGATATGTATTGGCAACTGGCAATGTCCAATTATCTGGTACAGGTGCAGAATTATTGGCTAATCCTGATGTTCAACGAGTTTACTTTGGCGGTTAAGTTAGCAGATGAAAATAGGCATTCAACCGTAATGGTGAATGCCTATTTGTATGCAATGTAACACTATATTTTAATATATTTGTTAATTTTAAGCAGGATTATGGTAAAATTATCAAGCCGAATAAACTTGAATTTATTAACTGCAATGATAGTAAATATAATAATGGAGAATTATATGGCTGATAAATATAATAAAAAGAAACTGGCACAGAGTGCGGCCATTGCCAGACTTTATTATGAAGAAGATTTAGGCCAATCCGAGATCGCACACCAGGTTGGGCTTTCAAGGCCGACAGTTTCACGACTATTGAAATTGGCCCGTGAAACAGGCATCGTCGAGATTAAAATTTCTAATCCATTAATTAATAGTAATCGTTTAAGTGAACAATTATCGAAAAAGTTTAATTGTAAAATTTCAGTTGTTCCCAGCAATTTTAATGGTGAACTAACGGCGCTCAAAGGTGTGGGGGTATATACTGCGCAATATTTGCAGCAGCTAATTAAACCACATGATATTGTTTGCTTGGACTGGGGCAGGACAATTCATATGGTAACAAGTAGCTTGGAAAAGCAAGTTGTTCCCGACGTGCAGGTTGTCCAACTCCAGGGCGGCGTAAATATCAATAACGAGGAGACGTATGCAGATGAGAGTGTGTCTGAGTTTGCTGCTGCTCTTGGTGCAACTGCCCACTTCTTGCCGCTGCCGCCGTTTTTTGATAATAAAACTACTAAGGAAATCGTGGAAAAAGATCACTTTATTAATCAGGCATTGCAGTTAGGCCGCGCTGCTAATATTGCCGTTTATAGTGTCGGCGCGGTGCGCAAGGACTTATTGCTGTTTCAGCTAGGGTATTTTAATAAATCACAGAAAAAGCAGCTGCAAGAAAAGGCAGTGGGCGAAGTCATCTCGCACTTTATTGATTCTAATGGCGACATTGTTAGCCGCGAGCTTGATGAACGGACTGTCGGCATAGGATTAAAGGACTTAAAATCAAAGGACCACTCGATTTTAGTTGCCAGTGGAATTTTAAAGACGCCAGTCGTTTACGCCGCGATTAAGGCTGGCTATCCCAACGAACTTATTTTAGACCAGGCAATTGGGCAGGAATTACTTACCTATCAATGATCAGGCGTTAAATAGTGGGTCAATAACTTATTTTTATAGCCCAAAAACGACAGTTCTGTTAAAGAACTGCCGTTTTAATTTATTTGAAAAATAGTTGCTGGATTTTTTGAAATTGCTTTACCTTGATTAATTTTAATAAAACAATGCTGGCAACAATTGAGCCGATAATGGCAGCGCCAATAAAGCGCGGCGTGTAAACAAACCAGTAAAGATTGTTAGTGCTGCCGGTAAACAAGACCATCACCGGATAAGAAAGGAGCGACCCGATGATTCCAGTACCGATGATTTCACCGAGGCAAGCTGCCCAGACTTTGCCGGTTATTTTGTAAAAAATTCCAGCTAATACTGCACCGAAGATGGCACCAGTTAAAGCCAGCGGCGGAATGCCCATGATTAACATTCTGATAATCCCGCACAAAGTGGCCATGATGGTTACATAAACTGGCCCTAGCATCGTGGCACCAATCACGTTGATTACGCTAGACATCGGTGCCATCCCTTCCACGCGAAAGATTGGGGACAATACCACATCCAGCGCAATCATAATTGCCAAAATAGTAAGTTTTTCCGTTTGTTTCCCTTTGTTAGTCATTTTAACTCCCAACTAGCCATACAAAAAATCCCATTCGCACCATAGCGAACGGGATTTAGCTTAATTAGCCTATTCCTTGCGCTGGTATTGTCCAGATCAGGTTCATGGGTTTAATCTCAGCTCAAACGCACCCCATAGACTTTATTAATAAATATTAATCTTGATTATACGCTTTCAACAATATAAAAGAAAGCGGTAAATTATAGTTTCATTTTATTGTATGAAGTAACTTTTCTTTGCTTGTCACTCATGGTCATGATGGTAATTGACGCGTTACGTGGCCCCTCACTAACATCAAAATCACCAAAACGGTCAGCGATACTACGAATGGTAAAGCCGTGCGTTACTAGCAGAATATTTTCGGCCCCATCAAGCTGGCTGATTAAGTCGAAGCCCTGGTCAACGCGGTGCCAATATTCCTTGGCGTTTTCGGCATCGTGAAACGGATCGGCTTCCTTAATCCAATCGGTTGCCGTATCGATTGATTCATTCTTGAATAAGTCATAGTGGTTCTTATAACCGTGAGGCCCGCCAATCATTTGCCAAGCCATGTCACTGTCCATTCCTTCGAAGTAGCCGTAAAAGTGTTCGCGAAACAGCGGCGTTGCAATATGTTGGATTTCATCACGGTTAACATTGTGCTTGATGATAATGTCGCAGGTGTCGCTTGCCCGTTTCAAATCACTGGATAAGGCGATGTCAAACGGCACATTTTTCAGTGCTTCTCCTGCCTTATCAGCACCGGCAATTCCGTCCTCAGTTAAAGGGGTGTCACACCAGCCCTGCATCTTGTTGTACCGGTTAATATAAGTTTGTCCGTGACGGACGATATAAATTCGCTTCATTACTTTTTACTCCTTCAATTTAATTATCTATGATGATAAATTTGCTTAACTTTAGCGACATCTTGCGGCTCAATTGGGTAAATGGAGCCGGCAGGATACATAACGGACTTGCCCTTATTGTGGTTAAGACCAATCGCGTGGCCTAACTCGTGTTCGACAGTGTTGATAATCCGCTGATAAGTATAATCATACATAGGATTTAATAGATAATAAACATTTAATTTTATTTTAGCCTTGTAAAGCTGCTTAGTCTTGGGATTGTAAGTAATACCTGTCAAGCCTGTAGCTTTAGTGTCTGGGTCAAACGATGGCCCAATTGTAATTTGCGCCTGTTTCTTTTTACTAGTTTGGGTAAAAGTGAAACTACCGGTATCGTTCCAAGCACTAATGGCATCTTGAGTAGCCTGCGTTAATTCGGGATTATTGCCTAAGTTAATGTATACTTTGGCAGTCCTTTTTGGCCAATGGCAGTTTTTGCCCGAGTTTTTGGCGGTTTTTCGAGTTGGATGTTTAGCTAACACCACTTGACTTGGCGTGTTAACAGGACTAATAGCCGATACATAAAGGCTGCCTAGGGAAATAACAACCACTAATGCACAAGATAATTTACGTAAAAAATGTAAAAACTTTTCCATGATAAAATCATCCCCAATACAGATGATTATAGAAGTAAATTCATCATTTTTCACCACTTTTTAATAATCTTAGTAAATGAGCCCCAAGAATTATATATTAAGTTCATTTCGTGTTAAAATAGTATGCAAGTTTTGAAGAATAGGTGACTTTATGGTAAAAGCGATGGATGAAAAACAGTTTGAACAGAAGCATCTCGATGTCATCTTGAAGATGATTAAAGAGCGGCGGGCAGAATTAACTGCGGCGATTAAGTCGGCTGAAGGTGAAGCGCGTAACTTAAACTCGCATTTCTTCGATGATGTTCGGTTAGATTATGATGGTTATTCGACCTCAATGGAAACGGCCCTTTCTATTCACCAGCAGCAGCAACTGCTTGATGAACGTGAGAATGCTTGGCAACATTCTGCTAAGCAGCTCAGTACTGTTCAGCGACTGGAAAAAAAGCCTTACTTTGCCCGGGTAGATTTTAAAGAAGGCAATGAAAAGCCGGAAACGATTTATATTGGCTTAGGTTCGTTTGCGGATAAGGATAATCACTTTTTAATTTATGATTGGCGGGCGCCGATTTCTTCCATTTATTATGATGGCAAATTGGGGCAAGTTTCGTATCTGTCACCAGATGGTGAGATTACCGTTGATATGACAAAGAAGCGCCAGTTTATGATTGAAGATGGTCAGATTGTAAACATGTTTGATACCAATGAGTCAATCGGCGATCAGATGCTCTTAGAGGTGCTGGGAGAAAAGTCCAGCACGCAAATGAAGTCAATTGTGACGACAATTCAGCGTGAGCAAAATAAGATCATTAGAAATACTAGTGCTGATTTGTTGTTTGTCCAAGGGGCTGCTGGGTCAGGTAAGACTTCCGCAATTTTACAGCGGATTGCGTATTTGCTCTATCGCTATCGTGGAAATTTGACCAGTAGCGATGTAATTATGTTTAGTCCTAACCAATTATTTAATGACTATATTAAAAATGTCCTTCCAGAAATGGGTGAACAAAATATGGTCCAAATGACTTATTGGCAGTTTGTGGCTCGGCGGTTGCCGGGAATGAACGTGGAAAACCTATTTGATCAATTTGAGGATCAAAATGCGGATACGGCAATCGGTAAGTTTAAGGATTCGACGGCTTTCTTTAAATTGGTAACGCGTTATGCCAAGCACTTGAATAAGCGCGGCGTTGTCTTTAAGGACATCTTTTTCCGGAACAAGAAGCGGCCGTTTTTTGCTAAAGATAAAATAAATGAGATTTACTATTCATACAATTCTAACTATAATTTAAGTAATCGAATTGACGCAACGCGTGAAGAACTGATTAAGACGCTTAACCGCAAGATTAATGCGGAAACTAAAAAGGCCTGGGTGTCAGAAACAATTGAAAGCTTGAGTAAGGAGCAGTTGAATGCTCTTTATGACCGCCCAGACCAAGAATTTGATTCCGAAGAAAAAGAAGAAAAATTCTTGGGCCGCAAGATTGTAATTAAGGCCTTAGGCAAGGTTTACCAGCAAATTCGACACAATAATTTTATCAATATGCGTGCACAATACCTGAGCTTTTTGCGGGCAGTTCCAAAGATGACCGACCTTAATAAGTGGCAGATTAGTGCCACTGATTGGGCGAAGCACGTAGAAGACGTGAAGGCCAGCTTTATGAAGCATTACATTCACATGAATGATGTTTCGGCATATTTATATCTGTATGATTTAATTACCGGCCGCCACGTTAATTATGAGATGCGTTACACCTTTATTGATGAAATTCAGGATTATACGCCATTTCAATTGTGTTATTTGAAGTATAACTTCCCGCGGGCAAAATTCACGATGCTCGGCGATTTGAACCAGGCGATTTTTACTAAAGATGAAAGTCGCAGTCTGTTAAAGCAGATAAGTGGCTTGTTTGACCCAGAAAAGACGGCGGTGGTGCAACTAACCAAGTCATACCGGTCAACTAAGCAGTTAACCGACTTTACCAAGCAGATTTTACGGCAAGGCGAAAAGATTGAATCATTCAACCGTCAGGGACCAAAGCCGGCATTGTGGGGCCGCAAGGATGATACTGAAGCAATTGCGGTTTTAGAGCAAGTTCTGGAAGCTAATACTGCTGGCAAAATGACAACAGCAGTTATCACTAAGGATTTGGCAAGTGCCAAGTTTGTCAGTCAAAAGCTGAAAGAAGATGGCATCAAGGCAACACTGATTGCGACTGCTAACCAGCGGTTGGTTGACGGCACGCTGGTTATCCCGTCATACTTGGCTAAAGGACTGGAATTTGATGCCGTTGTCATGTGGGATGCCTCTAAGGCGAGTTACAATCAGGCAGATGAAATTCAACTGGTCTACACGATTACTTCACGCGCAATGTACAAGCTCGATTTGATTTATACAGGGGAGAAGAGTCCGCTATTAGCGGTTGACCCGCAAACATATGAAGAAAAATAGGAGGCAGATTGCTCGTGGAGAAGGAAAAATTCACTTTTAAAAGAATTGATGACATGTCGGGTCGCGACATGTTTTGTATTGCTCGCTTACGGATTAACACTTTCGTAACCGAACAAGAGATTACGGTGCCGGAATTAGACGATGAAGACTTAACGGCTATCCAAGTTTACTTATTAAATGAGGACAAGACGATGGCACTAGCTGTCTGCCGGATTTTTCTAGAAGATGGCAAGTGGATGTTGGGCCGAGTTGCAGTTGCCAAGGCGGCACGTGGACAAAAGCTAGGCAGTCAAATGATGGCCCAGGTGCATGATTTCCTGAAAAAGCGTGGCGCTGACCACTTGTATTGTCATGCTCAGTGGCAAGCTAAGCCATTTTATGATTATTTGGGTTATCAAGTGGTGGGCGAGCCCTTTACTGAGGCTGGCATTAAGCACGTAATGATGTCTTACGAATTATAATAGAAAAAAACTCACGTGGATTAACGTGAGTTTTTGTGTGCTTATTTTTCTTTAATTGCGTTAACTACCAGATTAATTAGAAGGTCGTTACCTAAGTCGGAAAAGTGCTGCCCATCAGCTTGGTAATAAGAAGCAAGCTGGGGTAAGTTGCGTAAGTTAGCAATTAAATCGATAAACGGGATGCTGTGCTGCAGTGCCTGCTTTTGTGCAATTTCATTGTAGCGAGCTAGGCTAGCTGCAGTGTAAAACTGCATGATGTTCTTGTTATCAGGGTTAGGATAAGAAGGTCCGACTAGTACGCAGCGACTAGCGTCAATTGCCGTAATCATTTTTTCTAAATTATGCTCGTAACGACTGCTTGATATGCCCCAATCTGATGCTGCATCATTAGTGCCAAATTCTAAGACAACTAGGTCGGCATTGTCGTCAATCAGTGGCAGCCGCATTAAGCCATCGGCAGTCGTCGCCCCACTCTGGGAAAAATTGGTTACGTGGAAGCCGCTACCAAGAGCTTTTTGTAAGCCATTAGTAATTAAGTTAGTGTCGTGACCATTGCGGTAGCCGTTGAATAAGGAATCGCCGAATAAAATAATATTTTTCATATAGTTTCTCTTTTCATTTTGATTAAAGCCAAAATATTTTGGTGCTAATATTTATTTACTTTATAATAGAAGAAAACGAATTGAAGGACAATTAAATGAAAAATTATTTGCAGTTTAATCGGGATCAGTGGGCGTCGTTTTCCGCGGGTAACCAGGTCAAAATTAGCCAGGATGAGCTGGCAAAAATCAAATCTTTGGGCGACGTTGTTAATTTAACTGATGTGCGTGAAATCTATGGCAGCTTAACAAAATATTTGTATTTAGTTTACCAAGAAAAGCGCGCTCTGCAGGATCGGCAGTGCGAATTTTTACACCAAAAAGTAACAGCGGCGCCGTTTATTATTGGGATTTCGGGATCAGTAGCCGTTGGTAAATCAACGACGGCACGGCTATTGCAGGTGCTCTTAAGTCGAACTTATCCCGAGTTGCGGGTGCACTTGATGACGACCGACGGCTTTATTTATTCTAATCAGGAACTGAAGCGGCGGAATATTTTTGATCGCAAAGGCTTCCCTGAAAGTTACAACATGAGTCTGTTGACTAACTTTTTGCAGGATGTCCTATCTGGTAAAGATGATATTGTTTATCCGCTCTACTCACAAGAGTTGAGTGATATTGTGCCGGGCCAATACGGCCATGTTAAAAAGCCAGATATTTTGATTATTGAGGGGATTAACACGTTGCAATTGCCGACCAACGGCCAAATTGTAACCAGTGATTTTTTTGATTTTTCAATTTATATCGATGCCGCAGAAGAACTGATTGAAAAGTGGTTCATGCAGCGCTTTGTTAGGGTGCTGGAACTAAATAAAAATAACCCCAATAACTTTTATTATGAAATGGCTAATGGCCCTCGCGAAGCGGCCTTGCAATTAGCTCAAGAAACTTGGCAGATGGTGAATCTGGTTAATTTACGTGAATATATTGCCCCAACTAAGCAGCGTGCAAGTTTGATTTTGCATAAAACTGCTGGACATTTAATCGATCAAATCTACCTTAGACACTTTTAATTTGCTATACTAAGAATATGAAGATTTATTTACAATTAATTGAAAAATTCGCTTTGCCTCCAGCGTGAATGACTTTGAATTTAGGCATTAAATATTTTTGAAATTTAAAGGAGTATAAACATGGTACAAGCAATTAATTTGAAAAAAGGTATGGTTTTTAGTCAAGATGGCAAACTGATTCGCGTATTGAAGGCTAACCACCACAAGCCCGGCAAAGGTAATACAGTTATGCAAATGGACTTGCGTAATGTCGAAAGTGGTGCAGTGGTCCACAAGACAATGCGGCCAACGGAAAAGGTTGACCTAGTTGATATTACGAAGAAAAATGCCCAATATTTGTATAATGAAGGTGATATTTATACCTTTATGGATACTGAAACTTACGAGCAATACGAAGTTTCCAGCGACCAATTGGGTGATGACAAGCTCTACTTAATTCCTAATATTGAAGTTCAGCTAGAATTCGCTAACGGCAGTAAGCTGTTGGGAGTTGAATTACCATCAACAGTTGTTATGAAGGTTACGCAGACTGAGCCGGGAATTAAAGGCGCAACTGTTACTGGCTCGGGTAAACCAGCCACAATGGAAACAGGCTTGGTTGTTCAAGTGCCTGACTTTATCACCGAAGGCGAGGACTTAGTAATTAACACTGATGGTGGAATTTACAAGTCAAGAGCCGAAGGCGGCAAGTAAAATAATATAACTATTAAGCTATGGTCAAGTTGACTGTAGCTTTTTACTTTTTTTGAATTAAATATACAAAAAACGATAACTTTTTGAGTTATCGCTTTTTTCGTTATAAATTTAATAACAAACTTTGCAAGGCGTGTAGCCTAATTTTTTCGCACGACTAAGAGAAATCTTTTTAATATGTCCGCGAGACCTTTTCAAAGTACGGCAATTACGTGAAGAATGATATTTTTTGCCATGCATAGTAGCAATATAAACAGTATAAGTTTTGCGATTGCTTCGTTTAGCTGTACGGTGGCTGGCTGCTTTAACAATCGTTGCACTGTTAGATTGGTTTACTTGAGTAGAATTGCCAGCATTAACTGTGCCGCTACTTAGTGCAAAAATGGTTAAAAAGGTAGTAATTGCTGCTAGTAACTTTTTGTAAAATTTATTCATGTCTCTATTCCTTTTAATTAATAGTTTTAAATAAATATTTAGTTATTTAGCTACAGTTTAGCACTTTTGTAGTATATCTAAAAATTAGTAATTGACAATTGACTTATACGATAGATACTTCTTAGCAATTATTTATAATATTTTTTTATCTATTCGTGACCTTAAAGACTTTTTAAAAAGAAACAAAAAAAGCAGTCAATTAAGGCTGCTCCCGGTACCTTACAAGTGGTCAAACTTGCATGCACACTCTACTTCGTACATGACGAAATATATTACTTATTCTGCTAAAATTATACCATAAATAAAATTTTAGCATGATAATTGTTATTGGTCTTGTTCATACGTTTTATGATTAATTGACAACAAAAAAACTGCAGTTTCAATAACTACAGCTTTTTGCTATTAATTTTGATATTCAATATCTTCTTTAGGATTGACTTTGAACTCCTTGTAATCAGTCTCTTGTAACAAGTCTGGTGTTAAGCGCACGCATCTAATCCGTTGGTTGTTATAAGTTGAATAATAGTAACTTCTGGATTCGGCGCAAATATAAGCACTGTAACAGGTATAGTCAAAGGTTGAATTTGGTGTGACAACGATGCCGCGCGGGATGCTAACAGGTTCCAGCATATGATGAGCAAGGCTAACAGCTGCGAGTTCATCAGCTGGCTGCTCCACATTGTTTTTCATAAAGGCAGTTCTGACAAAGCGAGAAACTGGGGTGTAGTCACCGGGCAAGCCAAAAGTTCCAGAACCTTGGCTGAATGGCTTTAAGGTTTTACCTAAAAAGTTAACGTCGTCATGTTGATGAGGCGTTACAGACAGGTAATTACGTAAATTAGTTTCGTGCCAATGATAATCAGGGCTGTTGGTCATGACACCAATTGAATCCTTGATGATATGAACACCATCTTCTTCAGGCTCAATAATCAGGCTTGCACCAGTTGTGTCTGAAAAGATGAAGTGTAGTGGCGAGACAGCCTTAAGTGTTGGGTTAGCGTCATTAACGATGGTGATTTGCTTTTGGAAAAGCTCGGCAACATCGTCTAAGTTGCTAGCTTGTGACAAAATAACAGAAATTATCTTGTCGGGTGATACTGCCCAGGTTCCAGCTTGAGCCTTTTCATGGTAGCTGGCATAGCCGGGGAAGTAAAGGGTCGCGCCCATGACGCCTTGGTCGTTAACACCATCAAAAGTTACAGGTGCATGATCGTAATCTTGAATTTGTCCTAAACCAAGAAAGGCTCTTTTACTGGTGATTTCTTGATTAGCGCTGTAAGCAACGCTAAAAGTTTTATTAATGGGGGTGTAGATGACTTGTTCAGCCATTTCCATCATAAAGTCCATTGTTCGTGACAAAAAGTGCTTTTTGTCCTTCGTTTCTAATGTAAAACTACTGCAACCAATCATTGATTTTCCTCCGTAAATTAATTGATGTATTTCCAAGATTATATAAGCTTTAGGGGGACAATTCAAGCAGTGGTTGTAAAATAATAGCTTATTGACATTTATTGTTGAATGATTATATTATTAATGTAATCAACTAGTTACATTTTGTAAAGGAGAGGTTACTTTGATCAAAAATAATCTTAAAATGTTACGAGCACAAAAGAATTGGACCCAAGCAGAATTGGCGGATAAAGTTGGTATTTCACGGCAAGCAGTGATTTCGATTGAGCGCTATAAATACATGCCCTCATTAGAATTAGCGTTTAAATTGGCAGGTGCTTTTGAATTATCAATTACTGATGTTTTTTATCAGGAGGAGCAAAAATGAATATTATGCTTAAAGATATTTTATGGGGAGTTTTTTCTTTAATTGGTGTTAGCTTTTTGGTGTATTTTACGTGTATTACTAAGAAGCGCAAAAATGATGAGCGCTGGCAGTTAATTGTGGCTAAGGCTAACAGTTTGACTTTGAATGTGGTATTGGCAGTTTCCATTGCAATGGTCTTTGTTATCTTAAATATTCCGCTTGATGGCCAGCAACTTAGAAGAATACTGGTAGGTTATTGCGTTGCATTGCCCTTTGTAATTTACGTATTGAAATTAGTTTTACTGATAATGTATGACCATCAATTATAAATAAAAATGTACTGATTAATTAATTTTTTCTTGTCTTAATAATTATCATTAAGATATAATCATATAGAACATGTAGTAAAGTCCTAAGGGCGGTGACTGCTTGCTTTCTGAAAGAAGATGATGCCTATGGTATTAATGGATCCATATTCCAATCTCTTAAAGGAAAGGAGTAGTCGGGTATTCTATGAATATCTTTATTGTGATTTATTCTATTGTTGCTTTAATTTTTAGAGTATTAATCAATTTGCTTAATGAGTTAACTCAATTTGTTAATTCATTAACTAATTTAATTACTGCAATCAATAGTTTAATTACAGCTTGGAAAAAATTCCTTGCAAAAAAATAATCCGTCCAGAGCTGAAAACTGACGGATTTATTAAAAAATATCTTAAGTAGTTACCGCTCTTATAGCGAAAACTACATGTTTATATTAAGAGTCGTGTTTACGCGACTCTTTTTATTCGTAATTATTTTAACATGCAATAGTTTAAAGCTCAATACTTTAACTAGAGCTTGACTACTTATTTTCTTTAATTACTTCATTCAACCTAGCGATTTGCTTTTTAGCTTTAAGCATTGATGTATACCAGATAAGTGCATAAACAATGATAAAAGTAATAGTATAAAGGCTCAGCCACAGGAAGTTTAATGGGAACCAGCCTGCTAAAATGGCTAAAGGTGTGAATAGACCAAACATCACAATGAAGTGAATGACCGTTTGCTTAGTGATGCTCCACTTTTCCTGCACGAAGACTAGGGAGGATGCGCCACCTAGAAAGCCCATCAGTGCCCAGAAAATTGCGGAAATTAGTGTGGCAAGAGTAACGGAATGAAAATGGTCGATAAATGGCGTACTTGACGGGATGAAATCGGTGGTTTGGTATGCGAGATTAAATGAGAGAGCCACAAGGAAGCCAATGGCAATTCCTGATAGTATTCCTGAGCAACCATAACGTAAAATCTTTTTAAATAACTTCATTTTAAAAATTCCTTTCTTAATTTTTGCATGTACCTTCTGGAAGTAAAGGTCGTTTCACCATTGGTCAGGTTAACTTGATAGCTTCCAGTTTTAGTTAAGGCTAAACTATCAATGCTTGCGATGCTGACAATTTCGGAGCTAGAGATTTGGATAAAAGTGTCGGGTGGCAATCTTTCGCTCAGTTCATATATTCTGGATTTAATCCGATAAACCTGCTGGCCGACTTCACAGACAACATGCTTATTTTGGGTGTAAAAGCGAGTGATTTCGTAAAGTGAAATCATTTTGATTTTGCCCGCAGCAGTTCCTTGAATTTGCCAGTCGTTGACAAGATGGGCAATTGCATCAGCCATTCTCTCTGATTTTGCGGTTTTTTCAGTTGTATTGATAGCAATCCAAGTTGGTTGAAATTTAGGATTTAGGTTAAATTTTACAAGCATGGCATTACTTCCTTTCTGTTAGTATTTTAAATATATTCGTTTTTGACTAAAATTGCTATCACTTGGAGATAAATGGTTGTTTTGGAAGGTTAAATGGTTAAATCATTTAGAAAATTTTCTTGACATTAACGCAAAATAAGATAAACTTAAGATAATTTA
Coding sequences within it:
- a CDS encoding histidine phosphatase family protein, which gives rise to MKRIYIVRHGQTYINRYNKMQGWCDTPLTEDGIAGADKAGEALKNVPFDIALSSDLKRASDTCDIIIKHNVNRDEIQHIATPLFREHFYGYFEGMDSDMAWQMIGGPHGYKNHYDLFKNESIDTATDWIKEADPFHDAENAKEYWHRVDQGFDLISQLDGAENILLVTHGFTIRSIADRFGDFDVSEGPRNASITIMTMSDKQRKVTSYNKMKL
- a CDS encoding sugar-binding domain-containing protein, encoding MADKYNKKKLAQSAAIARLYYEEDLGQSEIAHQVGLSRPTVSRLLKLARETGIVEIKISNPLINSNRLSEQLSKKFNCKISVVPSNFNGELTALKGVGVYTAQYLQQLIKPHDIVCLDWGRTIHMVTSSLEKQVVPDVQVVQLQGGVNINNEETYADESVSEFAAALGATAHFLPLPPFFDNKTTKEIVEKDHFINQALQLGRAANIAVYSVGAVRKDLLLFQLGYFNKSQKKQLQEKAVGEVISHFIDSNGDIVSRELDERTVGIGLKDLKSKDHSILVASGILKTPVVYAAIKAGYPNELILDQAIGQELLTYQ
- the thiW gene encoding energy coupling factor transporter S component ThiW: MTNKGKQTEKLTILAIMIALDVVLSPIFRVEGMAPMSSVINVIGATMLGPVYVTIMATLCGIIRMLIMGIPPLALTGAIFGAVLAGIFYKITGKVWAACLGEIIGTGIIGSLLSYPVMVLFTGSTNNLYWFVYTPRFIGAAIIGSIVASIVLLKLIKVKQFQKIQQLFFK
- a CDS encoding GNAT family N-acetyltransferase is translated as MEKEKFTFKRIDDMSGRDMFCIARLRINTFVTEQEITVPELDDEDLTAIQVYLLNEDKTMALAVCRIFLEDGKWMLGRVAVAKAARGQKLGSQMMAQVHDFLKKRGADHLYCHAQWQAKPFYDYLGYQVVGEPFTEAGIKHVMMSYEL
- the coaA gene encoding type I pantothenate kinase, with product MKNYLQFNRDQWASFSAGNQVKISQDELAKIKSLGDVVNLTDVREIYGSLTKYLYLVYQEKRALQDRQCEFLHQKVTAAPFIIGISGSVAVGKSTTARLLQVLLSRTYPELRVHLMTTDGFIYSNQELKRRNIFDRKGFPESYNMSLLTNFLQDVLSGKDDIVYPLYSQELSDIVPGQYGHVKKPDILIIEGINTLQLPTNGQIVTSDFFDFSIYIDAAEELIEKWFMQRFVRVLELNKNNPNNFYYEMANGPREAALQLAQETWQMVNLVNLREYIAPTKQRASLILHKTAGHLIDQIYLRHF
- the helD gene encoding RNA polymerase recycling motor HelD, whose amino-acid sequence is MVKAMDEKQFEQKHLDVILKMIKERRAELTAAIKSAEGEARNLNSHFFDDVRLDYDGYSTSMETALSIHQQQQLLDERENAWQHSAKQLSTVQRLEKKPYFARVDFKEGNEKPETIYIGLGSFADKDNHFLIYDWRAPISSIYYDGKLGQVSYLSPDGEITVDMTKKRQFMIEDGQIVNMFDTNESIGDQMLLEVLGEKSSTQMKSIVTTIQREQNKIIRNTSADLLFVQGAAGSGKTSAILQRIAYLLYRYRGNLTSSDVIMFSPNQLFNDYIKNVLPEMGEQNMVQMTYWQFVARRLPGMNVENLFDQFEDQNADTAIGKFKDSTAFFKLVTRYAKHLNKRGVVFKDIFFRNKKRPFFAKDKINEIYYSYNSNYNLSNRIDATREELIKTLNRKINAETKKAWVSETIESLSKEQLNALYDRPDQEFDSEEKEEKFLGRKIVIKALGKVYQQIRHNNFINMRAQYLSFLRAVPKMTDLNKWQISATDWAKHVEDVKASFMKHYIHMNDVSAYLYLYDLITGRHVNYEMRYTFIDEIQDYTPFQLCYLKYNFPRAKFTMLGDLNQAIFTKDESRSLLKQISGLFDPEKTAVVQLTKSYRSTKQLTDFTKQILRQGEKIESFNRQGPKPALWGRKDDTEAIAVLEQVLEANTAGKMTTAVITKDLASAKFVSQKLKEDGIKATLIATANQRLVDGTLVIPSYLAKGLEFDAVVMWDASKASYNQADEIQLVYTITSRAMYKLDLIYTGEKSPLLAVDPQTYEEK
- the efp gene encoding elongation factor P — protein: MVQAINLKKGMVFSQDGKLIRVLKANHHKPGKGNTVMQMDLRNVESGAVVHKTMRPTEKVDLVDITKKNAQYLYNEGDIYTFMDTETYEQYEVSSDQLGDDKLYLIPNIEVQLEFANGSKLLGVELPSTVVMKVTQTEPGIKGATVTGSGKPATMETGLVVQVPDFITEGEDLVINTDGGIYKSRAEGGK
- a CDS encoding matrixin family metalloprotease, whose amino-acid sequence is MEKFLHFLRKLSCALVVVISLGSLYVSAISPVNTPSQVVLAKHPTRKTAKNSGKNCHWPKRTAKVYINLGNNPELTQATQDAISAWNDTGSFTFTQTSKKKQAQITIGPSFDPDTKATGLTGITYNPKTKQLYKAKIKLNVYYLLNPMYDYTYQRIINTVEHELGHAIGLNHNKGKSVMYPAGSIYPIEPQDVAKVKQIYHHR
- a CDS encoding SGNH/GDSL hydrolase family protein; translation: MKNIILFGDSLFNGYRNGHDTNLITNGLQKALGSGFHVTNFSQSGATTADGLMRLPLIDDNADLVVLEFGTNDAASDWGISSSRYEHNLEKMITAIDASRCVLVGPSYPNPDNKNIMQFYTAASLARYNEIAQKQALQHSIPFIDLIANLRNLPQLASYYQADGQHFSDLGNDLLINLVVNAIKEK